One stretch of Amycolatopsis tolypomycina DNA includes these proteins:
- a CDS encoding pyridoxamine 5'-phosphate oxidase family protein translates to MVLSKEEREEFLAQPHVGALSVVERPGRGPLTVPIWYQYTPGGQLWVRSAPGARKTRAIETAGRFSLLVQRTQPTARYVSVEGPLVATGPDDPERAREMAARYLPPDKVDGFVAYEREQLGEHIVLVMRPEHWLSADLGPA, encoded by the coding sequence ATGGTGCTGTCGAAGGAAGAACGCGAAGAGTTCCTGGCGCAACCGCACGTCGGTGCGCTGTCGGTGGTCGAGCGGCCCGGGCGTGGCCCGCTCACGGTGCCCATCTGGTACCAGTACACGCCGGGCGGGCAGCTGTGGGTGCGCAGCGCGCCCGGTGCGCGGAAGACGCGGGCGATCGAGACGGCCGGCCGGTTCAGCCTGCTGGTGCAGCGGACGCAGCCGACGGCCCGGTACGTCTCGGTGGAGGGTCCGCTGGTGGCCACCGGCCCTGACGACCCCGAACGGGCCCGCGAGATGGCGGCGCGCTACCTGCCGCCGGACAAGGTCGACGGTTTCGTGGCCTACGAGCGCGAGCAGCTCGGCGAGCACATCGTCCTGGTCATGCGCCCGGAGCACTGGCTGTCGGCCGATCTCGGGCCGGCTTGA
- a CDS encoding GlsB/YeaQ/YmgE family stress response membrane protein, with amino-acid sequence MGIIAWIVLGLIAGVIAKALMPGKDPGGCIITVLLGIAGAFVGGWIGKTLFHTELGTFFDLRTWGLAILGALIILAGYRLVFNRRD; translated from the coding sequence GTGGGCATCATCGCCTGGATCGTGCTGGGACTCATCGCCGGGGTGATCGCGAAAGCCCTCATGCCGGGCAAGGACCCGGGCGGCTGCATCATCACCGTGCTGCTGGGCATCGCCGGCGCGTTCGTCGGCGGCTGGATCGGCAAGACGCTGTTCCACACCGAGCTCGGCACGTTCTTCGACCTGCGCACCTGGGGCCTGGCGATCCTGGGCGCGCTGATCATCCTGGCCGGCTACCGGCTCGTCTTCAACCGCCGCGACTGA
- a CDS encoding S1 family peptidase has translation MRRTSPGHHLLARSATTLVAAAAAIGFFTPVSATATTIDGYSATVQQEAVASLAAEAGISESAAVALLRTQAASVGTLQRVTASLGSRAADGYLDAAAKPVVNVLDQTAAEQVEQAGAQARLVKHSSAALASAQDALQALPAVAHTAIGLDPKTNQVVLTLADAAKGTEALLTAAASLGDRVRVERVAGEMHTAIYNGEAITGGGTRCSAGFNTNRGGQNYIIDAGHCTRAVSQWNVGPSQGASFPTNDYGLIRNTTGSAPGAVTLWNGSTQRITSAGTATVGQRISKSGSTTRLTSGSVQRTNVTVNYAEGSVYQLIQTNALVNPGDSGGCLFAGSVGLGITSGKGGGSSYFQPVGEALSAYGVTLN, from the coding sequence ATGCGCAGAACGTCCCCGGGACACCACCTCCTCGCCCGCTCCGCCACCACCCTCGTGGCCGCCGCCGCGGCCATCGGCTTCTTCACCCCCGTCTCCGCCACCGCCACCACCATCGACGGCTATTCCGCGACCGTGCAGCAGGAAGCCGTCGCTTCCCTCGCCGCGGAAGCCGGGATCAGCGAGTCCGCCGCCGTCGCGCTGCTGCGCACCCAGGCGGCGAGCGTCGGCACCCTGCAGCGCGTCACCGCTTCCCTTGGCTCGCGCGCGGCCGACGGCTACCTCGACGCGGCCGCCAAGCCCGTGGTCAACGTCCTGGACCAGACCGCCGCCGAGCAGGTCGAGCAGGCCGGCGCGCAGGCCCGGCTGGTCAAGCACTCCAGTGCCGCACTGGCGAGCGCGCAGGACGCCCTGCAGGCACTGCCCGCGGTGGCGCACACCGCGATCGGGCTCGACCCGAAGACCAATCAGGTCGTGCTGACACTGGCCGACGCGGCCAAGGGCACCGAAGCCCTGCTGACGGCGGCGGCGTCGCTCGGCGACCGCGTCCGCGTCGAACGGGTCGCCGGCGAGATGCACACCGCGATCTACAACGGCGAAGCCATCACCGGCGGCGGCACCCGCTGCTCGGCCGGCTTCAACACCAACCGCGGCGGCCAGAACTACATCATCGACGCCGGCCACTGCACGCGTGCGGTGTCGCAGTGGAACGTCGGCCCGTCGCAGGGCGCCAGCTTCCCGACCAACGACTACGGGCTGATCCGCAACACCACCGGCAGCGCGCCCGGCGCGGTCACCCTGTGGAACGGCTCCACCCAGCGGATCACCTCCGCCGGCACCGCCACCGTCGGGCAGCGGATCAGCAAGAGCGGCAGCACCACCCGCCTCACCTCGGGTTCGGTGCAGCGGACCAACGTGACGGTGAACTACGCCGAAGGCTCGGTGTACCAGCTGATCCAGACCAACGCGCTGGTCAACCCCGGCGACTCCGGCGGCTGCCTGTTCGCCGGCAGCGTCGGACTGGGTATCACCTCCGGCAAGGGCGGGGGGAGCTCCTACTTCCAGCCGGTCGGCGAGGCGCTGAGCGCCTACGGCGTCACGCTGAACTGA
- a CDS encoding glycosyltransferase: MRLLLTGLPIPSHLRPVLVPLARAAREAGHEAAIATGAAMAGEIERLGVPVVVLPDVLAPGELGRRPELVDPALVRQLGKWRPEVSGPLDVPLFHPTMTAEFAANVVGAGWRPDVIVRETNAFGALVAAEVLGVPSAVVDIAPLVPPLVPGLAGQLDLLRQGFGLAPSGAAADRLTAGLLPEPWYPAGLRTPGHGYYRVPEPPVTASADGPVVFAAFGSNVRSLLAPDSRLLAITVAALGLLGVPAVVALGSDDAVASWTGPRPGNVELAGFPPQRALLAASDVFVTHAGFSSVRESLSAGVPMVAVPLFADQPANAARVQELGAGVRLDAAGLTAEALAAAVERVLGDPACRTAARGFRDGIAALPPITDFPRLLEA, translated from the coding sequence GTGCGACTGCTGCTGACCGGGCTGCCGATTCCGTCCCACCTGCGGCCCGTCCTCGTCCCGCTCGCGCGCGCCGCACGCGAAGCGGGGCACGAAGCCGCCATCGCCACCGGGGCCGCGATGGCCGGCGAGATCGAGCGGCTCGGCGTGCCCGTCGTGGTCCTGCCGGACGTGCTCGCGCCCGGGGAACTCGGGCGGCGGCCGGAGCTCGTCGACCCGGCTCTGGTCCGGCAACTGGGGAAGTGGCGGCCGGAAGTCTCCGGCCCGCTCGACGTGCCGCTCTTCCACCCCACCATGACCGCGGAGTTCGCCGCGAACGTCGTCGGCGCCGGGTGGCGCCCGGACGTGATCGTGCGGGAGACCAACGCCTTCGGCGCGCTCGTGGCCGCCGAGGTGCTCGGGGTCCCGTCCGCCGTCGTCGACATCGCGCCGCTGGTGCCGCCGCTGGTGCCCGGGCTCGCCGGGCAGCTCGACCTGCTGCGGCAGGGCTTCGGGCTCGCACCGTCCGGTGCCGCGGCCGACCGGCTGACCGCCGGCCTGCTGCCGGAACCGTGGTACCCGGCCGGCCTGCGCACCCCGGGGCACGGGTACTACCGCGTGCCGGAACCGCCGGTGACGGCGTCGGCGGACGGGCCGGTCGTGTTCGCCGCGTTCGGCTCGAACGTCCGGTCCCTGCTCGCCCCGGACTCGCGGCTGCTCGCGATCACCGTGGCAGCACTGGGTTTGCTGGGCGTGCCGGCCGTCGTCGCGCTCGGGAGCGACGACGCGGTGGCGTCGTGGACAGGTCCCCGTCCGGGCAATGTCGAGCTGGCTGGGTTCCCGCCGCAACGCGCGTTGCTGGCCGCGAGCGACGTCTTCGTGACGCACGCGGGGTTCAGCAGCGTGCGGGAGTCGTTGTCGGCCGGGGTGCCGATGGTGGCGGTGCCGTTGTTCGCCGACCAGCCGGCCAACGCCGCGCGCGTGCAGGAACTGGGCGCCGGGGTGCGGCTCGACGCCGCCGGGTTGACGGCGGAGGCACTGGCCGCCGCCGTGGAGCGCGTGCTCGGCGATCCGGCCTGCCGCACGGCCGCGCGCGGCTTCCGCGACGGCATCGCCGCGCTGCCGCCGATCACCGATTTCCCGCGGCTCCTCGAAGCCTGA
- a CDS encoding LacI family DNA-binding transcriptional regulator produces the protein MHPKLRDVAEHAGVSVRTVSNVVNGFRYVAPATRERVQASIDALGYRPNLAARTLRQGRTGLVALVVPEIDSPYFAELAARTVRIAGARGLTVLIDQTDGDAEREKELLHGRRGQLVDGVLFSPWAVAPAELAARTDPVPLVLLGEHDGTAGVDHVAIDNVAAAREATAHLLGSGRRRVAALGIQPRSLNATARQRLAGYRQALAEAGLPAEPELAVPVRRLHRADGHQAMLRLLDLAQPPDAVFCFTDELALGALRAAADRRVPVPEALAVVGFDDIEDGRYSVPALTTVSPDKDRIAELALDRLTAAPGPPRSIVAPHHLEVRETS, from the coding sequence GTGCACCCGAAACTGCGTGACGTGGCCGAGCACGCCGGCGTCTCGGTGCGCACGGTGTCCAACGTGGTCAACGGGTTCCGGTACGTCGCCCCGGCGACCCGGGAGCGCGTGCAGGCGAGCATCGACGCCCTCGGCTACCGGCCCAACCTGGCCGCCCGCACGCTGCGGCAAGGCCGGACCGGGCTGGTGGCCCTGGTGGTCCCGGAGATCGACTCGCCGTACTTCGCCGAACTCGCCGCGCGGACCGTCCGGATCGCCGGCGCCCGGGGCCTGACCGTGCTCATCGACCAGACCGACGGCGACGCCGAGCGCGAGAAGGAGCTGCTGCACGGCCGGCGCGGCCAGCTGGTCGACGGCGTCCTGTTCAGCCCGTGGGCGGTGGCGCCCGCGGAGCTGGCCGCGCGCACGGACCCGGTGCCGCTGGTGCTGCTCGGCGAGCACGACGGCACGGCCGGCGTCGACCACGTCGCCATCGACAACGTCGCCGCCGCGCGCGAGGCCACCGCGCACCTGCTGGGCTCGGGCCGCCGCCGCGTCGCGGCACTCGGCATCCAGCCGCGCTCGCTCAACGCGACCGCGCGGCAGCGGCTCGCCGGCTACCGGCAGGCGCTGGCCGAGGCGGGCCTGCCCGCCGAGCCGGAGCTGGCGGTGCCGGTGCGGCGCCTGCACCGGGCCGACGGCCACCAGGCGATGCTGCGGCTGCTGGACCTGGCGCAGCCCCCCGACGCCGTCTTCTGCTTCACCGACGAACTGGCGCTGGGCGCACTGCGGGCGGCGGCCGACCGGCGTGTCCCGGTGCCGGAAGCCCTGGCCGTGGTGGGTTTCGACGACATCGAAGACGGCCGGTACAGCGTGCCGGCCCTGACGACGGTGTCGCCGGACAAGGACCGCATCGCCGAACTCGCCCTCGACCGCCTCACCGCCGCCCCGGGTCCCCCGCGGTCGATCGTCGCGCCGCACCACCTGGAAGTGCGCGAGACGAGCTGA
- a CDS encoding GGDEF domain-containing protein → MGEKADWASWKLWSLPTRVRVLVLGVSLLAAGVLAVAARAAPTAEQWVTAGWLAAAALPHLHASHLIERRRRDRAGTPYVDLCSVWIFAGVIVLPLVLELVLVAVIYVHRWALVNRFDAVRPAHRTVFTAATLALAAAAAAAVLQATGVQEHLAGGARPGWADLVAVVAAAAVQWAVNTGLVATAIAWTVTVDHPRRLLGSASDNLLEVSQLALGVFVAVALLWWPPAALLMIIPTFALHQCVQLDQLKLAARTDQRTGLLNAIAWHDEAEHVLERTRGRIGVLMIDLDWFKRINDTHGHPVGDDVLAEVATVLTRAVRRGDTVGRYGGEEFAVLLPDVDEAEVRAIAERIRVRIRALRITAPTGEPVTLSATIGAALHPREPGAGLDEMIRAADDALYAGKKAGRDRVAVAGR, encoded by the coding sequence ATGGGGGAAAAAGCCGACTGGGCCTCGTGGAAGCTGTGGTCGTTGCCGACACGGGTGCGGGTCCTCGTGCTGGGCGTGAGCCTGCTGGCCGCCGGCGTGCTGGCGGTCGCGGCCCGCGCGGCGCCGACGGCGGAGCAATGGGTGACGGCGGGCTGGCTCGCGGCCGCGGCCCTGCCGCACCTGCACGCTTCGCACCTGATCGAGCGGCGCCGCCGCGACCGCGCGGGCACGCCGTACGTCGACCTGTGCAGCGTCTGGATCTTCGCCGGGGTCATCGTGCTGCCCCTGGTGCTCGAACTGGTGCTGGTGGCGGTGATCTACGTCCACCGCTGGGCACTGGTCAACCGGTTCGACGCGGTCCGGCCGGCGCACCGCACCGTGTTCACCGCCGCCACGCTCGCACTGGCCGCGGCCGCCGCGGCCGCCGTGCTGCAGGCCACCGGCGTCCAGGAGCACCTCGCCGGCGGGGCCCGGCCCGGCTGGGCCGACCTGGTCGCCGTGGTCGCCGCGGCCGCGGTGCAGTGGGCGGTCAACACCGGGCTCGTCGCCACGGCCATCGCCTGGACGGTCACCGTCGACCACCCCCGGCGGCTGCTGGGCAGCGCCTCGGACAACCTGCTGGAGGTCAGCCAGCTGGCGCTCGGCGTGTTCGTCGCGGTCGCCCTGCTGTGGTGGCCGCCCGCCGCGCTGCTGATGATCATCCCGACGTTCGCGCTGCACCAGTGCGTCCAGCTCGACCAGCTCAAGCTCGCCGCCCGCACCGACCAGCGCACCGGGCTGCTCAACGCGATCGCCTGGCACGACGAGGCCGAGCACGTGCTCGAGCGCACCCGCGGCCGGATCGGCGTGCTGATGATCGACCTCGACTGGTTCAAGCGCATCAACGACACCCACGGCCACCCGGTGGGCGACGACGTCCTCGCCGAGGTGGCCACGGTGCTGACCCGCGCCGTCCGCCGCGGGGACACGGTCGGCCGCTACGGCGGCGAGGAGTTCGCCGTGCTGCTGCCGGACGTCGACGAAGCCGAGGTCCGCGCGATCGCCGAGCGGATCCGCGTCCGCATCCGGGCGCTGCGCATCACGGCGCCGACGGGCGAGCCGGTGACGCTGTCGGCGACGATCGGCGCGGCCCTGCATCCCCGGGAGCCGGGCGCGGGGCTGGACGAGATGATCCGCGCGGCCGACGACGCGCTGTATGCGGGCAAGAAGGCGGGCCGGGACCGGGTGGCGGTCGCCGGACGCTGA
- a CDS encoding MFS transporter: MAATWSAFAVRGFRALWLAGLLSVAGDQLARVALSILVFQRTGSAALSAATYALSMLPALVSGALLSWLADRYPRRRVMVACDVVRAALVAVMAVPAVPLPLMAALLVLVQLAEAPFSAAQGAVLPELLGGRYEAGQAVQQVTTQLCLVLGFAAAAFVVTGVGAHAALAIDAATFAFSALLIRAGLGSHPPPATAESERGTAWWRRIAAGAVAVRRDRTLGTLVWLGWLALFTVVPEGLAVPFAYQVGAGGEWIGVLLAAEPAGAVAGALLLRRVARPVRVRALGVLAVGTSAPLVAFWGGPTLGAALALLFVSGLCSAYQVTAGATFVQLSPPRVRGRTLGFARTGMIAGQGLGVVAGGVLAQLVGPAAAIALAGTAGALVALAAAAAWARRRPDVVSAALPAEA, translated from the coding sequence ATGGCTGCGACGTGGTCCGCGTTCGCGGTGCGCGGGTTCCGGGCGCTCTGGCTGGCGGGCCTGCTGTCGGTGGCAGGCGACCAGCTGGCCCGGGTCGCCTTGTCGATACTCGTCTTCCAGCGCACCGGGTCCGCCGCACTGAGCGCGGCGACCTACGCGCTGTCGATGCTGCCCGCGCTCGTGTCCGGCGCGCTGCTTTCGTGGCTGGCCGACCGGTACCCGCGCCGCCGGGTGATGGTGGCCTGCGACGTCGTCCGGGCGGCGCTGGTCGCCGTGATGGCCGTGCCCGCGGTGCCGTTGCCGCTGATGGCCGCGCTGCTCGTGCTCGTGCAGCTGGCCGAAGCGCCGTTCTCGGCCGCGCAGGGCGCGGTCCTGCCCGAGCTGCTGGGCGGCCGGTACGAAGCGGGACAAGCGGTTCAGCAGGTCACCACGCAGCTGTGCCTGGTGCTCGGGTTCGCCGCGGCCGCGTTCGTGGTCACCGGCGTAGGCGCGCACGCCGCCCTCGCCATCGATGCCGCCACGTTCGCCTTCTCCGCCCTGCTCATCCGCGCCGGTCTCGGCAGCCACCCGCCGCCGGCCACGGCGGAAAGCGAACGCGGGACGGCGTGGTGGCGGCGGATCGCCGCGGGCGCGGTGGCCGTGCGCCGGGACCGGACGCTGGGCACCCTGGTCTGGCTGGGCTGGCTCGCGTTGTTCACCGTCGTCCCCGAGGGGCTCGCGGTCCCGTTCGCCTACCAGGTCGGCGCGGGTGGCGAGTGGATCGGGGTGCTGCTCGCCGCCGAACCGGCGGGTGCGGTCGCCGGCGCGCTGCTGTTGCGGCGGGTCGCCCGGCCGGTGCGGGTGCGCGCGCTCGGCGTGCTGGCCGTCGGGACGTCGGCGCCGCTCGTGGCGTTCTGGGGCGGGCCGACCCTGGGTGCCGCGCTGGCGCTGCTGTTCGTGTCCGGGTTGTGCTCGGCCTACCAGGTCACGGCGGGCGCGACGTTCGTCCAGCTGTCCCCGCCGCGGGTGCGCGGGCGGACCCTCGGCTTCGCGCGGACCGGCATGATCGCCGGGCAGGGCCTCGGCGTCGTCGCCGGCGGCGTCCTCGCCCAGCTGGTCGGGCCGGCGGCGGCGATCGCCTTGGCGGGCACCGCGGGAGCGCTCGTCGCGCTCGCCGCGGCCGCGGCCTGGGCACGTCGCCGCCCGGACGTCGTTTCGGCCGCGCTCCCGGCCGAGGCCTGA
- a CDS encoding 4-oxalomesaconate tautomerase: MTGVRCMLMRGGTSKGAYFLAEDLPADPAARDDLLLRIMGTPDPRQLDGLGGAQPVTSKVAIVSKAADAGHDVDYLFLQLGVAEPTVSDRQTCGNLLAGVGQFAVERGLVAAGPERTTVRVRLLNTGSIAVAAFATPGGEVGYRGGTAISGVPGTAAPVELGFADTEGSVCGSLLPTGHVRDEVGGVEVSCVDNGMPVVVARARDFGVTGYEPVEELAADTALARRIDALRTEAGKLMGLGDVAGSSVPKTTLVAAPRDGGAICTRTFIPVKPHPSIGVLGAVSVVTALLLDGAAGRELLVAPPAGEPVEVEHPSGKLAVGIELDTTVTPPRVSRSTVLRTARKLFDGTVFPRP; encoded by the coding sequence ATGACCGGCGTGCGCTGCATGCTCATGCGCGGGGGCACCTCGAAGGGTGCGTACTTCCTCGCCGAAGACCTGCCCGCCGACCCGGCCGCCCGCGACGACCTGCTGCTGCGGATCATGGGCACCCCCGACCCCCGCCAGCTCGACGGCCTCGGCGGCGCGCAACCGGTCACCAGCAAGGTCGCGATCGTGTCGAAGGCGGCCGACGCCGGCCACGACGTCGACTACCTGTTCCTGCAGCTCGGCGTCGCGGAGCCGACCGTCTCGGACCGCCAGACCTGCGGCAACCTCCTCGCCGGCGTCGGGCAGTTCGCCGTCGAACGCGGGCTCGTGGCCGCCGGGCCCGAGCGCACGACCGTCCGCGTGCGGCTGCTCAACACGGGCTCGATCGCGGTCGCGGCCTTCGCCACCCCGGGCGGCGAGGTCGGCTACCGCGGCGGCACGGCCATCTCCGGCGTGCCCGGCACCGCGGCGCCGGTCGAGCTCGGCTTCGCTGACACCGAAGGGTCCGTGTGCGGCAGCCTGCTGCCCACCGGCCACGTCCGCGACGAGGTCGGCGGCGTCGAAGTGTCCTGTGTGGACAACGGGATGCCGGTCGTGGTGGCCCGCGCGCGCGACTTCGGCGTCACCGGGTACGAACCGGTGGAAGAACTGGCCGCCGACACCGCGCTCGCCCGCCGGATCGACGCGCTGCGCACCGAAGCCGGCAAGCTGATGGGGCTCGGCGACGTCGCCGGCAGCTCCGTGCCGAAGACGACCCTGGTCGCGGCCCCCCGCGACGGCGGCGCCATCTGCACCCGCACGTTCATCCCGGTCAAGCCGCACCCGTCGATCGGCGTGCTCGGCGCGGTGAGCGTCGTGACGGCGTTGCTGCTCGACGGCGCGGCCGGCCGGGAGCTGCTCGTCGCCCCGCCCGCGGGCGAGCCCGTCGAGGTCGAGCACCCGAGCGGCAAGCTCGCGGTCGGCATCGAGCTCGACACCACGGTCACCCCGCCCCGCGTCAGCCGGTCGACCGTGCTCCGCACGGCCCGGAAGCTGTTCGACGGCACCGTTTTCCCGCGCCCCTGA
- a CDS encoding 4-carboxy-4-hydroxy-2-oxoadipate aldolase/oxaloacetate decarboxylase — protein MKPVIVTDPPRADLEQVARLADYGVATVHEALGRSGLLDAGLRPIQDGARIGGTAVTALCWPGDNLMIHAAVEQCREGDLLVVTTTSPCRDGLFGELFATALRRRGVRGLVTTTGVRDVADLRALGFPVWSAAVSAQGTVKATAGAVNVPVVVGGQLVRPGDAVLADDDGVLCVRREDVHSGIEKARARLEKEAAAREAFAGGQLGLDRYGLREKLGALGVRYLTAEEYAKEQA, from the coding sequence ATGAAGCCCGTCATCGTCACCGATCCGCCGCGTGCCGACCTCGAGCAGGTGGCCCGGCTGGCGGACTACGGCGTCGCCACCGTGCACGAAGCTCTCGGGCGCTCCGGCCTGCTCGATGCCGGTCTCCGGCCGATCCAGGACGGCGCCCGGATCGGCGGCACCGCCGTCACCGCCCTGTGCTGGCCCGGGGACAACCTGATGATCCACGCCGCCGTCGAGCAGTGCCGGGAGGGTGACCTGCTGGTCGTCACCACCACCTCGCCGTGCCGGGACGGCCTCTTCGGTGAGCTCTTCGCCACCGCGCTGCGCCGCCGGGGGGTCCGGGGCCTGGTCACCACCACCGGCGTCCGCGACGTCGCCGACCTGCGGGCGCTCGGCTTCCCCGTCTGGTCGGCCGCGGTGAGCGCGCAGGGCACCGTCAAGGCGACCGCGGGTGCCGTGAACGTGCCCGTCGTCGTCGGCGGGCAGCTCGTGCGCCCCGGCGATGCCGTCCTCGCCGACGACGACGGTGTCCTGTGCGTCCGCCGCGAAGATGTCCACAGTGGAATCGAAAAGGCGCGGGCCAGGCTGGAAAAGGAAGCCGCGGCACGGGAAGCGTTCGCCGGCGGCCAGCTCGGCCTCGACCGCTACGGCCTGCGCGAGAAGCTCGGCGCCCTCGGCGTCCGGTACCTCACCGCCGAGGAGTACGCGAAGGAGCAGGCATGA
- a CDS encoding GntR family transcriptional regulator, whose translation MTESAADRQPGERSVVAAIRDAIVRGEFVPNQRLVEADLSDQFAASRATVRAALIELTNEGLVERVQNRGARVRAVSLEEAVEISEVRMMLESLCAAKAAERISDAEVDELRELGDRMRAAVAGGDVVGYSGLNQQLHRRIREIGGQRTAAQVLERLRGQSVRHQFRLAMRPGRPQVSLPEHLAIIDAICAHHPAEAAEAARVHLTSVIEALKSAEAEVSPLHA comes from the coding sequence ATGACGGAGAGTGCTGCGGACCGGCAGCCGGGGGAGCGTTCCGTGGTGGCGGCCATCCGCGACGCGATCGTCCGCGGCGAGTTCGTGCCCAACCAGCGGCTGGTCGAGGCGGACCTGTCCGACCAGTTCGCGGCGAGCCGCGCCACCGTGCGGGCGGCGCTGATCGAGCTGACCAACGAGGGGCTCGTCGAGCGGGTGCAGAACCGCGGCGCCCGGGTGCGCGCGGTGTCGCTGGAGGAGGCCGTCGAGATCTCCGAGGTGCGCATGATGCTGGAGTCGCTGTGCGCGGCGAAGGCAGCGGAGCGGATCTCGGACGCCGAAGTGGACGAGCTGCGCGAGCTGGGGGACCGGATGCGAGCGGCCGTGGCGGGCGGCGACGTGGTCGGGTATTCGGGCCTCAACCAGCAGTTGCACCGCCGGATCCGCGAGATCGGCGGCCAGCGGACGGCGGCCCAGGTGCTGGAGCGGCTGCGCGGCCAGAGTGTCCGCCACCAGTTCCGCCTGGCGATGCGCCCGGGCCGCCCGCAGGTGTCGCTTCCCGAGCACCTGGCGATCATCGACGCGATCTGCGCCCACCACCCGGCCGAGGCGGCCGAGGCCGCGCGCGTCCACCTGACGAGCGTGATCGAGGCACTGAAGTCGGCCGAGGCGGAGGTCTCACCGCTGCACGCCTAG
- a CDS encoding NAD(P)-dependent oxidoreductase gives MTGTIAVLGLGEAGGALARALVTAGAVVRGYDPAVPTAEGIVSTGSEAEATQGADLVLSVNSASAALDALEAGLAGLRDGAVWADLNTASPGTKRQLAALAAGRGVPFADVAIMAPVPGRGLRVPMLASGPAADAVAALLNPLGADVATLPGAAGLAAERKLLRSVFFKGMSAAVVEALQAARAAGCEDWLREVVVAELTAADASTVDRLVGGSYRHAVRRTAEMAAAARMLGELGVRADVAAAARDQLGQLAAGTLGSPETAQVNLP, from the coding sequence ATGACCGGAACCATCGCGGTACTCGGACTGGGCGAAGCAGGCGGTGCACTGGCCCGCGCCCTGGTGACGGCCGGTGCCGTCGTGCGCGGCTACGACCCGGCCGTCCCCACCGCGGAAGGAATCGTCAGCACCGGTTCCGAAGCCGAAGCCACCCAGGGGGCCGATCTCGTCCTCAGCGTCAACAGCGCGTCGGCCGCCCTGGACGCGCTCGAAGCCGGGTTGGCCGGGCTGCGTGACGGCGCCGTCTGGGCCGACCTGAACACCGCCTCCCCCGGCACCAAGCGACAGCTCGCCGCCCTCGCCGCCGGGCGCGGCGTTCCCTTCGCCGACGTGGCGATCATGGCGCCCGTCCCCGGCCGGGGACTGCGGGTGCCGATGCTCGCCAGCGGGCCGGCCGCCGACGCCGTCGCCGCCCTGCTGAACCCGCTCGGCGCGGACGTCGCCACGCTGCCCGGCGCGGCCGGGCTCGCCGCCGAACGCAAGCTGCTGCGCAGCGTCTTCTTCAAGGGGATGTCCGCCGCCGTGGTCGAGGCCCTGCAGGCTGCCCGGGCCGCGGGCTGCGAGGACTGGCTGCGCGAGGTGGTCGTCGCCGAGCTCACCGCCGCGGACGCGTCCACTGTGGACCGGCTGGTCGGCGGCTCGTACCGGCACGCCGTCCGCCGCACCGCCGAGATGGCGGCCGCCGCGCGGATGCTGGGCGAGCTCGGCGTGCGGGCCGACGTCGCCGCCGCGGCCCGCGACCAGCTCGGGCAGCTCGCCGCCGGTACACTCGGAAGCCCCGAGACCGCGCAGGTGAACCTTCCGTGA